One genomic segment of Actinomycetota bacterium includes these proteins:
- a CDS encoding DNRLRE domain-containing protein, translating to MLFNESHEGAVISTRRDSSSLVRWLTIVLLVMLLGATLTAFMLVSSGEAVIGPEGIYTENNGDIIEICADAACTTHTNTFANGSIVYIRVTTTRVANRASGVPRLYNYQHGAIGTAGVWTQVSAVSPYVYTSAVTIPAANVNGLKLVGSIVSSTSARIQFEEAIDIPTVNRFIHFYSDAARTDESYTFRPGAVMYIKTYGNGNVVDAAQTSTTNRMYSFTNAQAAFWAAPAVTQAGNWYDFALTLPASGLIDGNWYWVRTLLRNSAGGTIERNSRMIQVDGSNPTTAITSPAAGAYVNGTVPVDGTATDTFSFYSYLLEYGAGASPSSWTAIGTTTYTPVTAGLLQNWDTTTVTDGLYTLRLTATDRAYNTSQATRQVNVDNNAPVISALQATSVTSSSASITWTTNEAADSQVEYGTSPGVYTYSTTLDPAMMTNHSVPLTGLQPSTTYYYRARSADAAGLVSYSLEQNLTTANLTVLQPFPAVGRDTYFGTAQPTWNRGAETTLSVGDMATPGLGTLRSAIRFDLSGIPSGATVLSARLSAYQMGQGNTNPQTLDLHYLTRDWVQGTGTGSATADGVTWNTYNGVSNWTTAGGDYNAGISGSVSAPNSTASWVDWDITALTQSWTNLSIANNGAIIKQSLENPAVSDAKTYYSSEFTTDASLRPKLTIEWFGTDVTPPAIGEVRADNITRTAANIRWSTDEQANSQVEYGTTTSYGSSTTVAPAMVNQHTVALPGLTEDTVFHYRVKSTDRAGNTTVSGDYVFQTARLVTIQPSPSQGEDTWIANAGATLNYGASTDLVVGNYNASSDNRRGLLRFDLSVIPVGSTVNAATMSLYQHAQEDASTPQLGVYYATRSWTEGTGSGTATADGATWNTYDGLSNWSSAGGDFNGTAQATAIAPDSTGAWLDFQITGLTQSWVSGSLANEGMFVKKSGENPAVRDFKTFYSSEYLGDPSLRPKLTVEYVPAPGSMTLTVSETYNRDASSGGGSVGFGNVSPGSNYDVGEGDPPPYAVKLQIKSNTMWGLKVAATGDLAQLNPANTIDIGDLKWKQDGEAPAAYQSIVKTPAETIIATGQDATDNYPFFFDYRLAVPTLAVSGNYSTAVVYTAYPSS from the coding sequence GTGCTCTTTAACGAGTCCCATGAAGGGGCTGTGATCAGTACACGCCGTGACAGCAGTTCGCTCGTTCGCTGGTTGACAATTGTCTTGCTGGTGATGCTGCTCGGCGCCACGCTGACTGCATTTATGCTGGTTTCCTCCGGAGAAGCCGTGATCGGCCCGGAGGGGATCTACACAGAGAACAACGGCGACATCATCGAGATCTGCGCCGATGCCGCCTGCACCACACACACCAACACCTTTGCCAACGGCAGCATCGTCTACATAAGGGTCACTACCACGCGGGTAGCCAACCGGGCAAGCGGCGTCCCCAGGCTTTACAATTACCAGCACGGTGCCATAGGTACCGCTGGCGTCTGGACACAGGTAAGCGCGGTTTCGCCATATGTCTACACCAGCGCTGTCACCATACCGGCAGCTAACGTCAACGGCCTCAAACTGGTCGGCTCCATCGTCAGCAGCACCAGCGCCAGGATCCAGTTCGAGGAAGCGATCGACATCCCAACGGTCAACCGCTTCATCCATTTCTACAGTGACGCCGCCCGCACCGACGAATCCTACACATTCCGGCCTGGCGCCGTCATGTATATCAAGACTTATGGCAATGGCAATGTGGTCGATGCCGCTCAGACCAGCACCACCAACCGGATGTACAGCTTCACCAATGCCCAGGCGGCTTTCTGGGCGGCGCCGGCGGTCACCCAGGCGGGCAACTGGTACGACTTCGCGCTGACCCTGCCAGCCTCAGGCCTGATCGACGGCAACTGGTATTGGGTCCGGACCTTACTGCGCAATTCCGCCGGTGGCACCATCGAGAGGAACTCCCGGATGATCCAGGTCGACGGGTCCAATCCCACGACGGCCATAACTTCACCGGCAGCCGGCGCGTATGTCAATGGAACCGTACCCGTTGACGGCACCGCCACCGACACCTTCAGCTTCTACAGTTATCTACTGGAATACGGCGCGGGTGCCTCGCCATCTTCCTGGACGGCCATAGGCACGACGACTTACACCCCAGTGACTGCCGGGCTGCTGCAAAATTGGGACACCACCACCGTCACGGACGGACTGTACACACTGCGCCTGACGGCCACAGACCGCGCCTACAACACTTCGCAGGCGACCAGGCAGGTCAACGTCGATAATAATGCGCCGGTCATCTCAGCCCTTCAGGCGACATCCGTCACCAGCAGCAGCGCCAGCATAACCTGGACTACGAACGAGGCTGCGGACTCCCAGGTGGAATACGGCACCAGTCCGGGCGTCTATACGTATTCCACGACACTGGATCCGGCGATGATGACCAACCATAGTGTGCCCCTGACCGGCCTGCAGCCTTCGACAACATATTATTATCGCGCCCGATCAGCTGACGCCGCGGGCCTGGTATCGTACTCGCTGGAACAGAATCTCACCACTGCTAACCTGACGGTCCTGCAGCCGTTCCCCGCCGTTGGCAGGGATACGTATTTCGGCACGGCCCAACCGACCTGGAACCGCGGCGCCGAGACGACTCTGAGCGTGGGCGACATGGCGACGCCCGGCCTGGGGACTCTACGTAGCGCCATCCGCTTCGATCTATCGGGGATCCCATCGGGTGCGACTGTCCTGAGCGCGAGGCTATCCGCCTATCAGATGGGTCAGGGAAACACGAACCCGCAGACCCTCGACCTCCACTACCTGACACGCGACTGGGTCCAGGGAACCGGCACAGGTTCAGCCACGGCCGACGGCGTCACCTGGAACACCTACAACGGCGTCAGCAACTGGACCACAGCTGGCGGCGACTATAACGCGGGCATAAGCGGCAGCGTTTCCGCGCCGAACTCGACAGCATCCTGGGTGGACTGGGATATAACCGCCCTGACTCAGTCATGGACCAACCTTTCAATTGCCAATAACGGCGCCATCATCAAGCAGAGCCTGGAGAATCCCGCAGTCAGCGATGCCAAGACCTACTATTCATCAGAATTCACTACGGATGCATCTTTGAGGCCGAAGCTCACGATCGAATGGTTCGGCACCGATGTCACGCCGCCGGCCATCGGCGAAGTGCGCGCGGACAATATCACCCGGACAGCAGCGAACATCAGATGGTCCACCGACGAGCAGGCCAATTCCCAGGTGGAGTACGGCACCACGACCAGTTACGGCTCCAGCACGACAGTCGCTCCGGCTATGGTCAACCAGCACACGGTTGCCCTGCCAGGGCTCACCGAGGACACCGTCTTCCATTACCGGGTCAAGTCGACTGATCGAGCCGGCAATACCACCGTATCCGGGGATTATGTCTTCCAGACTGCCAGGCTCGTGACCATCCAGCCATCACCTTCCCAAGGGGAGGATACCTGGATCGCGAACGCCGGCGCCACGCTAAACTATGGAGCTTCGACTGATCTGGTGGTGGGCAACTACAACGCATCCAGCGACAACCGGCGCGGCCTGCTCAGGTTCGACCTCTCCGTGATCCCGGTGGGTTCCACTGTGAATGCGGCGACGATGTCCCTGTACCAGCACGCACAGGAAGATGCTTCGACGCCACAGCTGGGCGTTTACTACGCCACGCGCTCCTGGACCGAAGGCACTGGCAGTGGCACCGCGACTGCTGACGGAGCCACCTGGAACACCTACGACGGCCTCAGCAACTGGAGCAGCGCTGGTGGCGATTTCAACGGGACGGCACAAGCAACCGCGATCGCACCCGATTCGACCGGCGCCTGGCTGGATTTCCAGATAACCGGGCTGACTCAGAGCTGGGTAAGCGGCTCTCTCGCGAATGAGGGGATGTTCGTGAAGAAGTCCGGGGAGAATCCGGCGGTCAGGGATTTCAAGACCTTTTACTCATCTGAGTATCTGGGAGATCCTTCCCTGCGGCCCAAGCTGACAGTCGAGTATGTCCCAGCTCCCGGATCGATGACGCTGACGGTGAGCGAGACCTATAACCGGGATGCCAGCTCAGGAGGAGGTTCAGTCGGTTTCGGCAATGTCAGCCCGGGAAGCAACTACGATGTGGGGGAGGGGGATCCACCGCCGTATGCCGTCAAGCTGCAGATCAAGTCGAACACCATGTGGGGCCTGAAGGTTGCTGCTACGGGAGACCTGGCCCAGCTCAATCCGGCGAATACGATAGACATCGGGGACCTGAAGTGGAAACAGGACGGAGAGGCTCCAGCCGCCTATCAGTCAATTGTCAAGACTCCGGCTGAGACGATCATAGCGACTGGGCAGGACGCAACTGACAACTACCCGTTCTTCTTCGATTACCGGCTTGCCGTTCCCACGCTTGCCGTTTCGGGAAACTATTCCACTGCCGTAGTTTATACCGCTTATCCCTCATCCTGA
- the uvrA gene encoding excinuclease ABC subunit UvrA — MSNEIVISGAREHNLKNISLRLPRDKMIVITGLSGSGKSSLAFDTIYAEGQRRYVESLSAYARQFLGQMQKPDIDSIEGLSPAISIDQRAISKNPRSTVGTVTEIYDYLRLLYARIGKPHCPNCGKLISAQSQQQIVDQILDMPPDTRFMVVAPLIRGRKGEYNNLIEQVRRDGFTRVQIDGEIRMLDEDIKLDKKTKHDISVIVDRLVLKGDIRHRLADSVETAGALSGGLVNIETADGEVTTYSEQFACPDCNVSLAELAPRIFSFNSPYGACEHCTGLGYQEEIDIDLLLPDKTKSLRQANILPWSSGFRHVIRMMSRYYDISLDTPFEDLTPEEQQLILYGPDETIRKKSRGRRRNSRILTGIIPNLERRYLETESTMARDRISQLMAMHPCPVCKGARLKAESLAVTVGDTNIHELSTMPIRNSEKFLAALKLSDTEQMIGGRIIKEISERLRFLDNVGVGYLTLDRKAGTLSGGEGQRIRLATQIGSSLMGVLYILDEPSIGLHQRDNRKLIDTLHRLRDLGNTVIVVEHDEETMREADYIVDMGPGAGERGGEVIAEGPPEKILKSKTSLTAAYLNGRRSIPVPERRAVIDGSIVIRGAREHNLKDIDVEIPLGKFVCVTGVSGSGKSTLINDVLYRSLAASVYRAKTAPGAHDSIDGTDQLDKIINIDQSPIGRTPRSNAATYTGVFDHIRQLFAVTPEARVRGYKPGRFSFNVRGGRCEACRGDGTIKIEMHFLPDIYVPCEVCKGKRYDRETLEVRFKGKNISEVLDLSAADALEFFEAIPRIARRMQTLVDVGLGYIRLGQPATTLSGGEAQRVKLSSELNKVATGNTLYILDEPTTGLHFADIEKLLEVLQRLVDAGNTVVVIEHNLDVIKCADHIIDLGPEGGDEGGYVIATGTPEELTKKRKSQTGKALRPHLPGVRS; from the coding sequence ATGTCCAACGAAATAGTGATATCCGGCGCCCGCGAGCATAATCTCAAGAATATCTCGCTCCGACTTCCGCGCGACAAGATGATCGTCATCACAGGCCTTTCCGGCTCGGGCAAGAGCTCCCTGGCTTTCGACACCATCTACGCCGAGGGCCAGCGCCGCTATGTGGAGTCGCTCTCCGCCTACGCCCGCCAGTTCCTGGGCCAGATGCAGAAGCCCGACATCGACAGCATCGAGGGTCTGTCGCCGGCCATTTCCATCGATCAGCGGGCTATCAGCAAGAACCCGCGTTCAACCGTGGGCACGGTCACAGAGATATATGACTACCTGCGGCTGCTTTACGCTCGCATCGGCAAGCCCCACTGCCCCAACTGCGGCAAGCTGATCTCGGCACAGTCCCAGCAGCAGATCGTCGACCAGATCCTGGATATGCCGCCCGACACCCGTTTCATGGTGGTGGCGCCGCTCATCCGTGGCCGCAAGGGCGAATATAACAATCTGATCGAACAGGTACGGCGCGACGGTTTCACCCGCGTTCAGATCGACGGTGAGATCCGTATGCTCGACGAGGACATCAAGCTCGACAAGAAGACGAAGCATGACATCTCGGTCATCGTCGACCGCCTCGTCCTCAAGGGCGATATCCGCCATCGGCTGGCTGATTCTGTGGAGACAGCCGGTGCGCTTTCCGGCGGGCTGGTCAACATCGAGACGGCGGATGGGGAGGTCACTACCTACAGCGAGCAGTTCGCCTGCCCCGACTGCAATGTCAGCCTCGCGGAACTGGCGCCCCGCATCTTCTCGTTCAACAGCCCCTACGGAGCCTGTGAGCATTGCACCGGCCTCGGCTATCAGGAAGAGATCGACATCGACCTGCTGCTACCCGACAAGACCAAGAGCCTGCGGCAGGCAAACATCCTTCCCTGGAGCAGCGGCTTCCGCCATGTCATCCGGATGATGTCCCGCTATTACGACATCAGCCTCGACACGCCCTTTGAGGACCTGACACCCGAAGAACAGCAGCTTATTCTCTACGGACCAGACGAGACCATCCGGAAGAAGAGCCGTGGCCGCCGGCGAAACAGCCGTATCCTCACAGGCATCATCCCCAACCTCGAGCGCCGCTATCTGGAGACCGAGTCGACGATGGCACGAGACCGGATCTCCCAGCTGATGGCCATGCACCCCTGCCCAGTCTGCAAGGGTGCCCGGCTCAAGGCGGAGAGCCTGGCGGTCACTGTGGGCGACACCAACATCCATGAGCTTTCGACCATGCCCATCAGGAATTCAGAGAAGTTCCTCGCTGCCCTCAAGCTTTCCGACACCGAGCAGATGATCGGTGGCCGCATCATCAAAGAGATCAGTGAGCGGCTGCGGTTCCTCGACAACGTGGGCGTCGGCTATCTCACACTCGACCGCAAGGCCGGCACGCTCTCCGGCGGCGAGGGCCAGCGCATCCGCCTGGCGACCCAGATCGGTTCCAGCCTGATGGGCGTACTATATATCCTGGACGAGCCCAGCATCGGCCTCCACCAGCGCGACAACCGCAAGCTGATCGATACCCTGCACCGCCTGCGCGACCTCGGCAATACCGTGATAGTCGTCGAGCACGACGAGGAGACCATGCGAGAGGCCGACTACATCGTCGACATGGGCCCCGGCGCCGGCGAGCGCGGGGGAGAGGTGATCGCCGAGGGCCCGCCGGAGAAGATCCTCAAATCAAAAACCAGCCTCACTGCTGCCTATCTCAACGGCCGGCGCTCCATCCCCGTCCCAGAACGGCGCGCTGTCATAGACGGCAGCATCGTCATCCGCGGTGCCCGGGAGCATAACCTCAAAGACATAGACGTAGAGATCCCCCTGGGCAAGTTCGTCTGTGTAACCGGCGTCTCCGGCTCGGGGAAGTCGACCCTGATCAACGATGTCCTCTATCGTTCGCTCGCAGCCTCGGTATACCGGGCCAAGACAGCGCCCGGAGCCCACGACAGTATCGATGGCACCGACCAGCTCGACAAGATCATCAATATCGACCAGTCACCGATCGGCCGCACGCCCCGTTCGAATGCCGCCACCTACACTGGCGTCTTCGACCACATCCGCCAGCTGTTCGCGGTGACGCCAGAAGCGCGGGTCCGCGGCTACAAGCCCGGCCGCTTCAGTTTCAACGTGCGCGGCGGCCGCTGCGAGGCTTGCCGCGGCGACGGCACCATCAAGATCGAGATGCACTTCCTGCCTGATATCTACGTGCCCTGCGAGGTCTGCAAGGGCAAGCGTTATGACCGCGAGACCCTGGAGGTGCGCTTCAAGGGGAAGAACATCTCTGAGGTCCTCGATCTGAGCGCCGCCGATGCCCTCGAATTCTTCGAGGCTATCCCGCGAATCGCCCGCCGGATGCAGACCCTGGTCGACGTCGGTCTCGGCTACATCCGCCTGGGCCAGCCGGCTACGACTCTGTCCGGCGGGGAGGCCCAGCGGGTCAAGCTCTCATCCGAGCTCAACAAGGTCGCCACCGGCAACACCCTATACATCCTCGACGAGCCGACGACCGGCCTGCATTTCGCCGACATCGAGAAACTGCTTGAGGTCCTGCAGCGCCTGGTCGACGCCGGCAACACTGTCGTCGTCATCGAGCACAACCTTGACGTCATAAAGTGCGCCGACCATATAATCGATCTCGGCCCCGAAGGCGGCGATGAGGGTGGCTACGTCATCGCCACCGGCACTCCCGAGGAGCTGACAAAAAAACGCAAGTCTCAGACCGGTAAAGCCCTGCGCCCCCACCTCCCTGGGGTCAGGTCTTGA